A single genomic interval of Armigeres subalbatus isolate Guangzhou_Male chromosome 1, GZ_Asu_2, whole genome shotgun sequence harbors:
- the LOC134206387 gene encoding uncharacterized protein LOC134206387, with protein sequence MTDDLRSLVKREKRIRNSLDSVALFVSEYDEQRDKDEVGVRLQLLESSFKEFNQVHEKIEVVLDEVDEEQNADSKESEKDRRSRLEQASKKREAEGAALTKDIENRYCKAKAALLKWLQTTKPASNNSVIPDNQSVLSKVKLPEIRLPTFSGKLRDWVSYRDAFQSLIHGSRELTDMDKFTYLRSSLSGEALQEVSSIELSAANYVVAWAALEERYHNKKLIVKAYLDAIFSIESMRKENYEALNQLVSDFEKNLQMLQKMGENTDGWSTVLVYMVCSKLDGVTLRFWESSHNSKEVPTYRNLVTFLKNHCAVLQSVEPNKATSVEQKKPKISVSHPTIATGRCCFCAETFHPAFLCKRFQKMKIPERYDTVRKNGLCMNCLSSGHLARNCSKGVCRQCGRKHHTLLHFEANSAKYKSSVPQTITRPPSDRQPPTNQAQPETFTNQTAHTTNHNEPSTSLSVVQTLSQNTNPQSATDKLNTLQHTVSLPSQTRPSTQVLLSTAIVRICDDNGRSMLARALLDSCSQYCFVTSEFCRRMNLQEGQNYVTVKGIGGSESVSQKAVRGTISPRFASISNFEEVMRFNVLPKLTIPLPCEGFETSQWNLPQDITLADPHFYQSSSIDMIIGAEYYLDLLREGRFRLSEDGPTFQNTVFGWIVSGRTTSTSLSVAATTLCSTAELQEQLARFWELESCQLRSTYSIEEGEKCEEIFKQTTTRDEEGRFVVCLPKKRHIIEQLGESGRSAERRFISLERRFATNPQLKKLYCEFMEEYSSMGHMKEVSEAELSRSVCYYLPHHAVLKPDSTTTKLRVVFDASCKTTSGASLNDGLMVGPVVQDDLISIHARFRLRRIGIVADVAKMYRMVRMCSRDQKLHLILWRKSSEQPIQTYQLTTVTYGTASAPFLATRCLVQLAGDGDSTHSVAANVLHKDFYVDDMITGVDNPEEGKKLVTEMVSLTDSAGFSLRKWNSNCEEVLTELQPHLRDNREVFEMDPPPPTATVKTLGLVWCPSADDFSFTVPKWSTTTGVTKRTVVSDASRLFDPLGLIGPVIVEAKIFIQTLWKLQVSWDDLLPENLQAFWLEYRRNLGALESISIPRWVNYSGDCSSVEWHGFCDASDSAYGACLYLRCTTSDGSVRVQLMMSKSRVAPLEDLKKKKRKLSTPRLELSSALLLSHLYEKVSQATQLKIPSFFWTDSNIVKFWIASTPSRWQTFVANRVSEIQHLTKGGLWNHVAGIENPADVLSRGISAAQLEYQKLLLNS encoded by the coding sequence ATGACGGACGATCTGCGTAGTTTAGTAAAGCGAGAAAAGCGCATACGGAACAGTTTAGACTCAGTGGCTTTGTTTGTGAGCGAATATGATGAACAACGTGACAAAGATGAGGTGGGAGTTCGTTTGCAATTGTTAgaaagttcattcaaagaaTTCAATCAAGTGCACGAGAAAATTGAGGTGGTTCTGGATGAAGTCGACGAGGAGCAGAACGCTGATTCAAAGGAATCGGAAAAGGATCGTCGATCAAGGCTGGAACAAGCATCCAAGAAGCGAGAAGCGGAAGGTGCAGCGTTGACCAAGGACATCGAGAATCGCTACTGCAAGGCCAAAGCTGCGTTGTTGAAGTGGCTACAGACCACGAAACCTGCATCCAACAATTCAGTAATTCCAGATAATCAATCCGTTCTCTCTAAAGTGAAGCTTCCAGAAATCAGACTTCCGACATTCAGTGGCAAACTTCGAGATTGGGTATCTTATAGGGATGCTTTCCAAAGCCTGATTCACGGGAGCCGTGAACTCACCGACATGGACAAATTCACCTACCTGAGATCGTCGTTGTCTGGAGAAGCGCTTCAGGAAGTCAGTTCCATTGAACTTTCCGCCGCCAATTATGTTGTGGCTTGGGCTGCACTTGAGGAACGATACCACAACAAGAAGCTGATAGTGAAGGCCTATCTCGATGCTATCTTCTCCATCGAATCCATGCGGAAGGAAAACTACGAAGCACTGAACCAGCTTGTCAGTGACTTTGAGAAGAATCTCCAAATGCTGCAGAAGATGGGAGAAAATACCGACGGCTGGAGCACAGTTCTGGTGTACATGGTGTGCTCAAAGCTCGATGGTGTAACCCTTCGATTCTGGGAATCTTCGCATAACTCGAAGGAAGTGCCAACCTATCGGAATTTGGTGACCTTCCTGAAGAATCATTGCGCTGTTCTCCAGTCAGTTGAACCGAACAAAGCCACCTCCGTCGAACAGAAGAAACCGAAGATAAGCGTCAGCCATCCTACGATCGCCACCGGTCGGTGTTGCTTCTGTGCCGAAACGTTTCATCCTGCTTTCTTGTGCAAGCGATTCCAGAAGATGAAGATACCAGAACGATACGATACAGTGAGAAAGAACGGTCTGTGCATGAATTGTTTGTCTTCTGGTCACTTGGCCAGGAATTGCAGCAAGGGAGTTTGCCGTCAATGTGGAAGAAAACACCATACTCTGCTTCACTTTGAAGCAAACAGTGCTAAATACAAATCCTCCGTTCCACAGACGATAACAAGACCCCCAAGTGATCGTCAACCACCAACAAATCAAGCACAGCCGGAAACATTTACCAACCAGACAGCACACACCACAAACCATAACGAACCCTCCACTTCACTGTCAGTAGTCCAAACACTTTCGCAAAACACCAACCCACAGTCCGCCACAGACAAACTGAACACATTGCAACACACTGTATCCCTTCCGTCTCAAACAAGACCTTCTACACAAGTTCTGCTTTCTACCGCCATCGTGCGGATTTGTGATGATAACGGAAGATCGATGTTGGCCAGAGCATTACTAGATTCTTGCTCGCAGTATTGCTTCGTTACATCTGAGTTTTGTCGTCGAATGAATCTCCAAGAAGGTCAGAATTACGTTACCGTAAAGGGAATCGGTGGTTCCGAAAGCGTTTCGCAGAAAGCTGTACGTGGTACGATCAGTCCCCGCTTCGCAAGCATTTCTAATTTCGAGGAAGTGATGCGGTTCAACGTGTTACCGAAGCTAACGATTCCACTCCCGTGTGAAGGGTTCGAAACAAGCCAGTGGAATCTACCACAAGACATTACACTAGCGGATCCGCACTTCTACCAATCCTCGAGCATCGACATGATCATCGGTGCCGAATACTATCTCGACCTGCTGCGAGAAGGGAGGTTCCGGCTCAGCGAAGATGGTCCAACATTCCAAAACACGGTGTTCGGATGGATCGTGTCTGGTCGCACCACTAGTACTTCCTTATCAGTCGCCGCCACCACACTATGTTCCACAGCGGAGCTTCAAGAGCAGCTAGCTCGATTTTGGGAACTCGAAAGTTGCCAGCTGAGGAGTACTTATTCCATAGAAGAAGGTGAGAAGTGTGAGGAAATCTTCAAGCAAACAACTACCCGCGACGAAGAAGGGCGCTTTGTCGTTTGCTTACCGAAGAAAAGGCACATCATTGAGCAATTGGGAGAGTCAGGACGCAGCGCAGAACGACGATTCATTAGTTTGGAGCGACGATTTGCCACTAATCCGCAGCTGAAGAAGCTGTACtgtgaattcatggaggaatactCGTCAATGGGTCATATGAAGGAAGTCAGCGAAGCAGAACTGTCCAGATCGGTGTGTTATTATTTGCCACACCATGCTGTTCTGAAGCCGGACAGTACAACGACCAAATTGCGCGTTGTGTTTGACGCATCGTGCAAAACTACATCAGGCGCTTCACTGAATGATGGGTTGATGGTCGGTCCCGTAGTTCAGGATGATCTCATCTCCATTCACGCTCGATTTCGACTGCGTCGGATTGGTATCGTCGCTGACGTAGCAAAGATGTACCGAATGGTAAGAATGTGCTCACGTGATCAGAAGTTGCATCTTATTCTATGGAGGAAGTCGTCAGAACAACCCATCCAGACTTACCAGCTCACGACCGTTACGTACGGCACGGCATCGGCTCCGTTTCTGGCCACTCGTTGTCTAGTTCAGCTAGCAGGAGACGGAGACTCCACACATTCAGTAGCAGCAAATGTACTGCATAAAGATTTTTATGTCGACGACATGATCACGGGTGTCGACAATCCAGAGGAAGGCAAGAAGCTAGTCACAGAAATGGTTAGCCTGACAGACTCTGCTGGATTCTCGTTACGTAAATGGAACTCGAACTGTGAAGAAGTCCTAACCGAACTGCAGCCGCATCTTCGCGACAATCGAGAAGTATTCGAGATGGATCCTCCACCGCCAACCGCTACCGTCAAAACACTAGGCCTCGTCTGGTGTCCTTCCGCCGATGATTTCAGCTTCACCGTTCCAAAGTGGAGTACGACAACAGGGGTGACGAAGAGGACTGTTGTTTCCGATGCATCCAGATTGTTTGATCCATTGGGTTTGATTGGACCCGTAATCGTCGAAGCCAAGATTTTCATCCAAACGTTGTGGAAACTACAAGTCAGTTGGGACGATTTGCTTCCTGAAAACCTTCAAGCATTTTGGTTGGAGTATCGTAGAAACCTTGGTGCTTTGGAATCCATCAGCATTCCGCGATGGGTCAACTACAGTGGGGACTGTTCCTCAGTCGAATGGCACGGCTTCTGCGACGCTTCAGATAGCGCATACGGTGCTTGTTTGTATTTGCGATGTACCACTTCTGATGGTTCTGTTCGTGTTCAGTTAATGATGTCAAAGTCCAGAGTAGCACCACTGGAGgatttgaagaagaagaagcgcaAGCTTTCAACGCCCCGTCTAGAACTTTCGTCCGCATTGCTTCTCAGTCATCTTTACGAGAAGGTTAGCCAAGCTACCCAATTGAAAATTCCGTCGTTTTTCTGGACTGATTCCAACATTGTTAAATTTTGGATTGCGTCGACTCCATCGCGATGGCAAACCTTTGTCGCGAACAGGGTGTCCGAGATCCAGCACCTGACTAAAGGTGGTTTATGGAACCATGTCGCAGGAATCGAAAACCCAGCCGATGTTCTTTCGCGTGGCATATCAGCCGCTCAATTGGAGTACCAAAAGTTGCTGTTGAACAGCTAG